One window of the Perca flavescens isolate YP-PL-M2 chromosome 5, PFLA_1.0, whole genome shotgun sequence genome contains the following:
- the pebp1 gene encoding phosphatidylethanolamine-binding protein 1 has translation MPVDLSQWTGPLALPEVEEKPAQPLTVKYDSVEIDELGKVLTPTQVQNRPTCVEWEGCDSSKLYTLALTDPDAPSRKNPKFREWHHFLVVNMKGNDVSSGCVLSDYVGSGPPKGTGLHRYVWLVYEQPGSLSCTETVLTNRSGDGRGTFKIQSFRQKYNLGAPVAGTCYQAEWDDYVPKLYEQLAGK, from the exons ATGCCCGTAGATTTGAGCCAGTGGACCGGGCCTCTTGCCCTGCCGGAGGTCGAGGAGAAGCCTGCACAGCCTCTGACCGTTAAATACGACTCTGTGGAAATCGACGAGCTTGGCAAAGTGCTCACGCCAACACAG GTGCAGAATCGACCCACCTGCGTGGAGTGGGAAGGATGTGACTCCAGTAAGTTGTATACTTTGGCCCTGACCGACCCTGACGCTCCCAGCAGGAAAAACCCGAAATTCAG GGAGTGGCACCACTTTCTGGTTGTCAATATGAAAGGGAATGATGTGTCGTCTGGCTGCGTCTTATCGGACTACGTGGGCTCTGGTCCTCCCAAGGGCACAG GTCTCCACAGGTACGTGTGGTTGGTGTATGAGCAGCCAGGCAGCCTGTCCTGCACCGAGACCGTCCTGACTAACCGGTCTGGAGACGGCCGCGGCACATTCAAGATCCAGAGTTTCAGGCAGAAATACAACCTGGGAGCCCCGGTGGCGGGAACCTGCTACCAGGCCGAGTGGGACGACTACGTCCCCAAACTGTACGAGCAGCTGGCCGgaaaataa